One Gavia stellata isolate bGavSte3 chromosome 34, bGavSte3.hap2, whole genome shotgun sequence DNA window includes the following coding sequences:
- the LOC132320293 gene encoding olfactory receptor 14C36-like: MTEILLLAFADTRELQLLDFWLFLGIYLIALLGNGFIITAIACDHHLHTPMYFFLLNLSLLDLGSISTTVPKSMANSLWGTRAISYGGCAAQIFFFLFLIAGEYCLLTVMAYDRYVAICKPLHYGTLLGSRACVHMAAAAWGSGFLNAVLHTANTFSLPLCQDNVVDQFFCEIPQILKLSCSDTYLREVGVIIVSAFFGLGCFVFMVLSYVQIFRAVLRIPPEQGRHKAFSTCLPHLVVVSLLTSTGIFAYVKPPSMSSPSLDLVLAVLYSVLPPAVNPLIYSMRNQELKNAIRKVVAWMFFNTDKLPISVHK, translated from the coding sequence ATGACTGAaatcctcctcctggcatttgcagacacacgggagctgcagctcttggacttctggctcttcctgggcatctacctgattgccctcctgggcaatggctTCATCATCACTGCCATAGCCtgtgaccaccacctccacacccccatgtacttcttcctcctcaacctctccctccttgacctgggctccatctccaccactgtgcccaaatccatggccaattccctgtggggcaccagggccatctcctatgggggatgtgctgctcagatttttttctttctcttcttgatTGCAGGGGAGTACTGtcttctcactgtcatggcctatgaccgctatgttgccatctgcaaacccctgcactacgggaccctcctgggcagcagagcttgtgtccacatggcagcagctgcctggggcagtgggtttctcaatgctgtgctgcacacagccaacacattttcactaccactaTGCCAAGATAACGTTGTGGACCAGTTCTTttgtgaaatcccccagatcctcaagctctcctgctcagacacctacctcagggaagttggggTTATCATTGTTAGTgccttttttggtttggggtgttttgttttcatggtgctctcctatgtgcagatcttcagggccgtgctgaggatcccaCCTGAGCAGGGACgtcacaaagccttttccacctgcctccctcacctggtcGTGGTCTCCCTCCTTACCAGCACTGGCATATTTGCCTATGTGAAGCCACCCTCCATGTCCTCCCCATCTTTGGACCTGGTGCTGGCAGTTCTCTACTCAGtgctgcctccagcagtgaaccccctcatctacagcatgaggaaccaggagctcaagaaTGCCATTAGGAAAGTGGTTGCATGGATGTTTTTCAATACTGATAAACTTCCAATCTCTGTTCACAAATGA